One window from the genome of Microbulbifer sp. ALW1 encodes:
- a CDS encoding type II secretion system protein N — MSLVKRTISSALQAPGAAGSSTARHSLFATLAVVGGWLAVNLMAYGHLVMPSESGNGLLVERNARPVSANSAESLPATAFFGVAEVKSEAEPELDLANIPITQLNLVLSGVLSSSLNDHASALVAERGKPAERFYVGQSLPGGAEVYSVEVDHIILRRNGQMEKLTYPDADGRPTVPKQYANYAREAAKVISANATSDRADRQQSIKERLEQLREMARERQGGRDTR; from the coding sequence ATGTCTTTGGTAAAGCGCACAATTTCATCTGCTCTGCAGGCCCCTGGGGCTGCGGGTAGCAGCACCGCACGGCATAGTCTTTTCGCCACCCTTGCGGTTGTTGGTGGTTGGCTGGCGGTCAATCTGATGGCATACGGGCATCTGGTAATGCCCTCAGAGTCAGGTAACGGGCTACTGGTTGAGCGCAATGCGCGGCCTGTAAGTGCGAATTCCGCCGAGTCTTTGCCCGCTACGGCATTTTTTGGTGTCGCAGAAGTGAAGAGTGAGGCGGAGCCGGAACTGGATCTGGCCAATATTCCCATTACCCAGCTGAATCTGGTGCTGTCCGGTGTGCTGAGTAGCAGCCTGAATGACCATGCCAGCGCCCTGGTCGCTGAGCGGGGTAAGCCTGCAGAACGTTTTTACGTAGGACAGTCACTGCCTGGCGGCGCTGAGGTCTATTCTGTCGAGGTCGACCATATTATCCTACGCCGTAATGGTCAGATGGAGAAATTGACCTACCCCGATGCCGATGGGCGTCCGACCGTTCCCAAACAGTACGCTAACTACGCGCGCGAGGCTGCCAAGGTGATCAGTGCCAATGCAACCAGCGACCGCGCGGATCGACAGCAATCCATCAAGGAGCGCCTGGAGCAACTGCGTGAAATGGCCCGTGAGCGCCAAGGGGGGCGGGACACTCGCTAA
- a CDS encoding FAD-binding protein, whose translation MSILVIAEHDNAELKGATLNTVAAAKAIGGDIDVLVAGSGCGAAGEAAAKVEGVSKVLVADNAAYEHQLAENVAKLVADLGKNYSHVLAPATTTGKNMLPRAAALLDVQPISDIIAVEGPDTFKRPIYAGNVIATVQSSDAIKVASVRTTAFDPVAAEGGSATVETVDLVDDAGVSKFVGEELAVSDRPELTAARVVISGGRGMQNGENFELLNKVADKLGAAVGASRAAVDAGFVPNDMQVGQTGKIVAPDLYIAVGISGAIQHLAGMKDSKVIVAINKDEEAPIFSVADYGLVADLFDAVPELETKL comes from the coding sequence ATGAGCATTCTTGTAATTGCAGAGCACGACAACGCCGAGCTGAAGGGCGCAACCCTGAATACAGTCGCAGCGGCCAAAGCCATCGGTGGTGATATCGATGTACTGGTTGCCGGCAGCGGCTGTGGTGCCGCTGGTGAAGCAGCGGCCAAAGTAGAAGGCGTTAGCAAGGTTTTGGTGGCTGATAACGCCGCTTATGAGCACCAGCTGGCAGAAAATGTCGCCAAGCTGGTCGCCGATCTGGGCAAAAACTACAGCCACGTGCTGGCCCCGGCAACCACTACCGGCAAGAATATGTTGCCGCGCGCAGCTGCGCTGCTGGATGTTCAGCCTATTTCCGACATCATTGCGGTGGAAGGTCCTGATACGTTCAAGCGTCCTATTTATGCAGGCAACGTGATTGCTACCGTGCAGAGCTCTGACGCCATCAAAGTGGCATCTGTGCGTACCACGGCTTTTGACCCGGTGGCAGCAGAAGGTGGAAGCGCAACCGTTGAAACCGTGGACCTGGTGGATGACGCGGGTGTTTCCAAGTTTGTCGGTGAAGAGCTGGCCGTGTCCGACCGTCCGGAGCTGACCGCTGCTCGTGTCGTCATCTCTGGTGGCCGCGGCATGCAGAACGGCGAAAACTTTGAGCTGCTGAACAAGGTGGCTGACAAGCTGGGTGCTGCGGTTGGCGCCTCCCGCGCAGCGGTAGACGCCGGTTTTGTGCCCAACGATATGCAGGTTGGTCAGACCGGCAAAATCGTCGCACCGGACCTCTATATTGCAGTGGGTATTTCCGGCGCCATTCAGCACCTGGCGGGTATGAAGGACTCCAAGGTGATTGTGGCCATCAACAAAGATGAAGAGGCGCCGATCTTTTCGGTGGCTGATTACGGCCTGGTCGCCGATTTGTTTGATGCGGTGCCAGAGTTGGAAACCAAACTGTAA
- a CDS encoding electron transfer flavoprotein subunit beta/FixA family protein, which translates to MKVLVAVKRVVDYNVKVRPKADGSDVDIANVKMSINPFCEIAVEEAVRLKEKGVVSEIIAVSMGPKQCQEQIRTALALGADRGIQVETDAELQPLAVAKCLKAIVEKEEPQLVILGKQSIDGDNNQTGQMLAALTGMGQGTFASEVNVEEGSVKVTREIDGGLQTVELKLPAVVTTDLRLNEPRYASLPNIMKAKKKPLDVTNPDELGVDIAPRTKTLKVEPPAERQAGIKVADVAELVEKLKSEAKVI; encoded by the coding sequence ATGAAAGTTCTTGTAGCTGTGAAACGCGTTGTCGATTACAACGTGAAAGTTCGCCCGAAGGCGGACGGTTCGGATGTGGACATTGCCAATGTAAAGATGTCCATCAACCCCTTTTGTGAGATCGCTGTTGAAGAAGCGGTACGCTTGAAAGAGAAGGGTGTGGTCAGCGAGATCATCGCTGTTTCCATGGGGCCCAAACAGTGTCAGGAACAGATTCGTACTGCTCTCGCACTGGGTGCCGATCGCGGCATCCAGGTGGAAACTGACGCGGAGCTGCAGCCGCTGGCAGTCGCCAAGTGCCTGAAAGCCATCGTTGAGAAGGAAGAGCCTCAGCTGGTTATCCTGGGCAAGCAGTCCATCGACGGCGACAACAACCAGACTGGCCAGATGCTGGCAGCGCTGACTGGCATGGGTCAGGGCACTTTTGCGTCCGAAGTCAACGTCGAAGAGGGTTCGGTGAAAGTGACCCGCGAAATCGACGGCGGCCTGCAGACCGTTGAGCTCAAGCTGCCTGCAGTGGTAACTACCGATCTGCGCCTGAATGAGCCGCGTTATGCCTCTCTCCCCAACATCATGAAGGCGAAGAAGAAGCCTCTGGATGTGACCAACCCGGACGAACTGGGTGTGGACATCGCCCCGCGCACCAAAACCCTGAAAGTTGAGCCGCCGGCAGAGCGCCAGGCAGGCATCAAGGTTGCCGACGTAGCGGAACTGGTGGAAAAACTGAAAAGCGAGGCGAAAGTAATCTGA
- a CDS encoding electron transfer flavoprotein-ubiquinone oxidoreductase — MEYDVVIVGAGPAGLAAAIKLRQINEDISVCVVEKGSEVGAHILSGAVFEPTALNELFPDWKERGAPLETAVNGDDIYVLRGPEKALKVPNMLVPSTMHNEGNYIISLGNLCRWLAEQAENLGVEIFPGFAAAEVLYNEDGSVKGIATGDMGVGINGEQKDSYMPGMELHAKYTLFAEGCRGHLGKQLIAKFSLDADRDPQHYGIGIKEIWKVDSAKHKQGLVVHTAGWPLDESGSAGGGFLYHLEDDQVVVGLITDLSYSNPHVSPFDEFQRYKHHPVIKQYLEGGQRVAYGARAIVKGGLQSQPKMTFPGGLLIGDDAGTLNFAKIKGNHTAMKSGMLAAESVAEAMKAERGSDELSDYSERYKNSWAWKELHMQRNFGPAQHKWGNIFGSAYAFIDINLFKGKLPWTLSDSKADHAQLKPAADCKKIAYPKPDGVLSFDKLSSVFISNTNHEEDQPCHLTLKDADIPLNHNLPIYDEPAQRYCPAGVYEVIDEGDSKRFQINAQNCVHCKTCDIKDPTQNIVWITPEGGGGPNYPNM; from the coding sequence ATGGAATACGACGTAGTCATCGTCGGTGCGGGCCCTGCCGGACTTGCCGCTGCGATCAAGCTGCGCCAGATCAACGAAGACATTTCCGTCTGCGTGGTGGAGAAAGGCTCCGAAGTGGGCGCGCATATTCTTTCAGGTGCCGTGTTCGAACCCACCGCCCTGAACGAACTCTTCCCCGACTGGAAAGAGCGCGGCGCCCCACTGGAAACCGCGGTCAACGGTGACGACATCTACGTCCTGCGCGGCCCGGAAAAGGCACTCAAAGTCCCGAACATGCTGGTTCCCAGCACCATGCACAATGAGGGCAACTACATCATCAGCCTGGGCAACCTGTGCCGCTGGCTTGCCGAGCAGGCAGAAAACCTGGGTGTTGAGATTTTCCCCGGTTTTGCCGCTGCCGAAGTCCTCTATAACGAAGACGGCTCCGTAAAGGGTATCGCCACTGGCGATATGGGCGTCGGCATCAACGGTGAACAGAAAGACTCCTATATGCCTGGCATGGAGCTCCACGCCAAATACACCCTGTTTGCCGAAGGCTGTCGCGGCCACCTGGGCAAGCAACTGATCGCCAAATTCTCCCTGGATGCTGACCGCGACCCACAGCACTACGGCATCGGCATCAAAGAAATCTGGAAAGTTGACAGCGCCAAGCACAAGCAGGGCCTGGTGGTACACACCGCCGGCTGGCCACTGGATGAATCCGGTAGCGCGGGCGGTGGCTTCCTGTACCACCTCGAAGACGACCAGGTTGTCGTAGGCCTGATCACCGATCTTTCTTACAGCAACCCCCATGTCAGCCCGTTTGACGAATTCCAGCGCTACAAGCACCACCCGGTAATCAAGCAGTACCTGGAAGGCGGCCAGCGTGTGGCCTACGGCGCACGCGCCATTGTCAAAGGTGGCCTGCAGTCGCAACCCAAAATGACCTTCCCCGGTGGCCTGCTGATTGGCGATGACGCCGGCACCCTCAACTTTGCCAAGATCAAGGGCAACCACACGGCAATGAAGTCCGGCATGCTGGCGGCGGAGTCTGTGGCCGAGGCAATGAAAGCGGAGCGCGGCAGCGACGAGCTGAGCGATTACAGCGAGCGCTACAAAAACAGCTGGGCCTGGAAAGAACTGCACATGCAGCGCAATTTCGGCCCTGCCCAGCACAAGTGGGGCAATATCTTTGGCTCCGCCTATGCGTTTATCGACATCAACCTGTTCAAGGGCAAACTGCCCTGGACCCTGAGCGACAGTAAAGCAGACCACGCACAACTGAAGCCGGCTGCGGACTGTAAAAAAATTGCCTATCCGAAACCGGATGGTGTTTTGAGCTTTGATAAGCTGTCTTCGGTGTTCATTTCCAACACCAACCACGAAGAAGACCAGCCCTGCCACCTGACCCTGAAAGATGCGGATATTCCGCTGAACCACAACCTGCCGATTTACGATGAACCGGCTCAGCGCTACTGCCCTGCCGGCGTCTACGAAGTCATCGATGAGGGCGACAGCAAGCGCTTCCAGATCAACGCGCAGAACTGCGTTCACTGTAAAACCTGTGACATCAAGGATCCGACCCAGAATATCGTCTGGATCACACCGGAAGGCGGCGGCGGTCCTAACTACCCCAATATGTAA
- a CDS encoding TonB-dependent receptor domain-containing protein, translated as MKNAKFQRAPLVLAIATASAFAPQLWAQEIATDEMAAQQAKQLEEVMVQGRLQDSAESLVFERLEEEVVTDILGSEMIGRVGDSNVAAALRRVSGLSLVNDKFVYVRGLGERYSSTTLNGATVPSPDLTRNVVPLDVFPTSVVDSLAVQKSYSADKAATFGGGNVDIRTKSIPDDLTYFVELGTGSNTETSGGVLSYQGGGDDNLGTDDGTRAMPEGIASALQRFKGDISVGNIRKTLVQEGQQFASDAEATAAAQALNRELALNLNRDISIEEDTVDPQYDAKGAVGNRFYLNDNWEIGFLAGASYKSRWNESTRFARDYGQPEEQIDTKKESTYSVDASGNLNLGIRFADEHSISTTSLFLRNTDDETSIRDYFDENRQLSDGRGNREYSLKFEEREMRVNQVNGEHSIGPETKALIPGGLLNWAPEELTVDWFYSDAVATTDIPSEVNVYADTITDPNTGHTRSSSVSVGTKSADYRFTELEDNVINYGWSATLPVEFTSSRLELIGGFARTEKGRTYKQTQLRLDAFDVADSSSMTGDLGDVFGDENITNPDNNFVFDRVGANTNKQSYIAATLTEAAFGKVDWTLNETWRASAGARWEEYNQVALDWNPYGYTVDNPQIATDEESLADATYVDDAVYPSLSLTYMGAFWAETFQLRFGASKTAVRPDLREITDAIYIDPITDEQIKGNPNARPSEITNFDIRAEWFFDEGDSLTLSAYYKDIVDPIEFFEAGSSDTNVAREIINAESGEITGMEIEGLKNLGFMGSFMESFFLQGNVTVQETELVAGIEADAPTNPVREMTGASEYVVNGMLGFDSPDGMHSATLGYNVFGDRLYLAGRNGAPDAFEKPFHSLDLTYSWYPTQEITVKAKMQNILDEAIEIERSGVIVFEEKPGQTFALSAQYQF; from the coding sequence ATGAAGAACGCAAAATTTCAGAGAGCGCCGCTGGTACTGGCTATCGCCACGGCCTCAGCTTTTGCTCCGCAACTTTGGGCGCAAGAGATTGCCACCGACGAAATGGCGGCGCAGCAAGCGAAGCAATTAGAAGAAGTGATGGTGCAAGGTCGCCTGCAGGACTCTGCCGAGTCTCTGGTATTCGAACGCCTGGAAGAAGAAGTGGTCACAGATATTCTCGGTTCCGAAATGATCGGCCGGGTAGGGGACTCCAACGTGGCCGCCGCACTGCGTCGTGTGTCCGGTCTGTCCCTGGTGAACGATAAGTTTGTATACGTGCGCGGTCTTGGTGAGCGCTATTCAAGCACTACCCTGAACGGTGCTACTGTGCCGTCCCCGGATTTGACCCGCAACGTTGTGCCGCTGGACGTGTTTCCGACCTCAGTGGTGGATTCACTTGCGGTACAGAAAAGTTATTCGGCCGACAAGGCCGCTACCTTCGGTGGTGGTAACGTCGACATTCGTACGAAATCCATCCCCGATGATCTGACCTATTTCGTGGAGCTCGGTACCGGTAGCAACACTGAAACCAGTGGTGGTGTACTGAGCTATCAGGGTGGCGGTGACGACAACCTCGGAACTGACGATGGCACCCGCGCAATGCCAGAAGGCATTGCCTCTGCGCTGCAGCGCTTCAAGGGCGATATCAGTGTCGGCAACATCCGCAAAACACTGGTGCAGGAAGGTCAGCAGTTCGCCAGCGACGCCGAGGCGACTGCCGCTGCTCAGGCGCTGAACCGCGAATTGGCTCTGAACCTGAACCGCGATATCAGCATCGAGGAAGATACCGTTGACCCGCAGTACGATGCCAAGGGCGCGGTGGGCAATCGTTTCTACCTGAACGACAACTGGGAAATCGGTTTCCTGGCAGGTGCATCCTACAAGAGCCGCTGGAACGAAAGCACGCGCTTCGCGCGGGATTACGGCCAGCCGGAAGAGCAGATTGATACCAAGAAAGAATCTACCTACTCCGTAGATGCCAGCGGCAACTTGAATCTGGGTATCCGCTTTGCCGACGAGCACAGCATTTCTACCACCAGCCTGTTCCTTCGCAATACCGATGACGAGACTTCCATTCGGGATTACTTCGACGAAAACCGCCAGCTTTCCGATGGCCGCGGCAATCGTGAATACTCCCTGAAGTTTGAAGAGCGTGAAATGCGTGTAAACCAGGTCAATGGTGAGCACTCCATTGGCCCTGAAACCAAGGCGCTGATACCCGGTGGCCTGCTGAACTGGGCGCCGGAAGAGTTGACGGTCGACTGGTTCTACTCGGATGCGGTGGCGACCACGGATATTCCCAGTGAAGTGAATGTGTACGCCGATACGATTACCGACCCGAATACCGGGCACACTCGCAGCTCCAGTGTCAGTGTGGGTACCAAAAGTGCGGATTATCGTTTTACCGAACTGGAAGACAATGTCATCAACTACGGCTGGTCCGCGACTCTGCCGGTGGAATTTACGAGCTCCAGGCTCGAGCTGATTGGTGGTTTTGCCCGTACCGAGAAAGGTCGTACCTATAAACAGACTCAGCTGCGCCTCGACGCCTTTGATGTTGCCGATTCTTCATCCATGACCGGTGACCTCGGTGATGTATTTGGTGATGAAAATATTACCAATCCGGACAACAACTTCGTGTTCGACCGCGTGGGTGCCAATACCAACAAGCAAAGTTATATTGCGGCAACCCTCACCGAAGCAGCTTTCGGTAAGGTGGATTGGACTCTGAATGAAACCTGGCGCGCATCCGCTGGTGCCCGTTGGGAAGAGTACAATCAGGTCGCGCTCGACTGGAATCCCTACGGTTATACCGTCGACAATCCGCAGATTGCCACCGACGAAGAATCCCTCGCAGATGCAACTTACGTTGATGACGCTGTGTACCCGTCTTTGTCTTTGACGTATATGGGTGCTTTCTGGGCGGAAACCTTCCAGCTGCGCTTCGGTGCCAGTAAGACGGCTGTTCGTCCTGACCTGCGTGAAATTACCGACGCCATCTATATTGATCCCATCACCGATGAGCAGATCAAGGGTAATCCGAATGCGCGTCCTTCCGAGATTACCAACTTCGACATCCGTGCCGAGTGGTTCTTCGACGAGGGTGACAGCCTGACGCTTTCCGCCTACTACAAGGATATCGTTGACCCGATCGAATTCTTCGAAGCCGGTTCCAGTGATACCAACGTGGCTCGTGAAATCATCAATGCAGAATCTGGTGAAATCACCGGTATGGAAATCGAAGGCCTGAAAAACCTGGGCTTTATGGGATCCTTCATGGAGAGCTTTTTCCTGCAGGGTAACGTAACCGTTCAGGAAACCGAGCTGGTAGCCGGTATCGAAGCGGACGCGCCGACCAATCCGGTGCGTGAGATGACCGGTGCTTCCGAGTATGTGGTAAACGGCATGCTGGGCTTTGATTCTCCCGATGGCATGCACTCTGCAACCCTGGGTTACAACGTTTTCGGCGATCGCCTCTACCTGGCTGGTCGTAACGGTGCTCCGGATGCTTTCGAGAAACCGTTTCACTCGCTGGACCTGACTTACTCCTGGTACCCGACTCAGGAAATTACGGTCAAGGCCAAGATGCAGAACATTCTGGATGAGGCGATTGAAATTGAGCGCTCTGGCGTAATCGTGTTTGAAGAGAAGCCGGGGCAGACGTTTGCTCTGAGCGCGCAGTACCAGTTCTGA
- a CDS encoding serine/threonine protein kinase: protein MKLVSNKLLLAAAISALLAGCDSGGINIAPETNDNSVDNSVTNPDNGGDDTNNPCATMAGSGVQGSYDGTHCSYGTDFVSSANPLVEDLYLPALPNGGAHIFSGSLFVGQNFDADADMAAAGIAKGGDGVALEIQAGATVAFEDNSAFMVVNRGSQLFARGTESAPITFTSESDVRGAVGPEDVSQWGGMVINGFGVTNKCAYTGNLDAGTLALDGECHILAEGAAGDDQSNYGGANNEDSSGEMTYVRVKHTGAQVANGDELNGIAFDAVGSGTVVKNLQAYSTYDDGIEFFGGAVSIENYVALYVRDDSIDIDEGYRGTITNALVIQSETDGNHCIESDGIGSYKDGEARNADLIAKGINSRPVIDGLTCIISPQSEGTHDPGAGWRFREGIYPTITNSLVVASFKADENGVEGSNYCLRVESAETVAALEADEAFITSNIFACEDKTKGDMADLEAWAEANGNQFADTAVNPTASIATQLQLLEGTPAIFSINGMIVDDAATTVSPVERAYLGALSQGGTDWTQGWTYGLHQGSRAKPLWFE from the coding sequence ATGAAACTTGTATCCAACAAGCTGCTGCTGGCAGCTGCGATTTCTGCTTTGCTGGCTGGTTGTGATAGCGGCGGTATCAATATTGCGCCTGAAACCAACGATAATTCCGTTGATAACTCCGTGACCAATCCGGACAACGGTGGCGATGACACCAATAACCCTTGTGCCACCATGGCTGGCTCAGGCGTTCAGGGTTCCTACGACGGTACTCACTGTAGCTACGGCACTGATTTCGTATCTTCCGCCAACCCGCTGGTTGAAGATCTGTACCTGCCGGCCCTGCCGAACGGCGGCGCACACATTTTTTCTGGCAGCCTGTTTGTTGGTCAAAACTTTGACGCCGACGCCGACATGGCGGCCGCCGGTATCGCCAAGGGCGGTGACGGTGTGGCTCTGGAAATTCAGGCCGGCGCTACCGTAGCCTTCGAAGACAACTCCGCATTTATGGTCGTTAACCGCGGCTCTCAACTGTTTGCTCGCGGTACTGAGTCTGCCCCGATTACTTTCACTTCCGAGTCCGATGTTCGCGGCGCGGTAGGTCCTGAAGATGTTTCCCAGTGGGGCGGCATGGTCATCAACGGCTTCGGCGTAACTAACAAATGTGCCTACACCGGAAACCTGGACGCGGGCACTCTGGCGCTGGATGGCGAATGCCACATTCTGGCGGAAGGCGCAGCTGGCGACGACCAGTCCAACTACGGCGGCGCCAACAACGAAGATAGCTCCGGTGAAATGACTTACGTTCGCGTCAAGCACACCGGTGCTCAGGTTGCCAACGGCGACGAGCTGAACGGCATTGCGTTTGACGCCGTAGGTAGCGGCACTGTGGTTAAAAACCTGCAGGCTTACTCCACCTACGACGACGGTATCGAGTTCTTCGGCGGCGCTGTAAGCATTGAGAACTACGTGGCGCTGTACGTGCGCGACGATTCCATCGACATCGATGAAGGCTACCGCGGCACCATCACCAATGCGCTGGTAATCCAGAGCGAAACCGACGGCAACCACTGTATCGAATCCGACGGTATCGGTTCTTACAAAGACGGTGAAGCGCGCAACGCTGACCTGATCGCCAAAGGCATCAACAGCCGTCCGGTAATCGACGGTCTGACCTGCATCATTTCTCCGCAGTCTGAAGGTACTCACGATCCGGGCGCAGGCTGGCGCTTCCGTGAGGGTATCTACCCGACCATCACCAATTCTCTGGTTGTCGCTTCCTTTAAAGCGGACGAAAACGGTGTTGAAGGTAGCAACTACTGCCTGCGTGTAGAAAGCGCCGAGACGGTCGCCGCTCTGGAAGCCGATGAAGCCTTCATCACCTCCAACATCTTCGCTTGTGAAGACAAGACCAAAGGTGACATGGCCGACCTGGAAGCCTGGGCAGAAGCCAACGGTAACCAGTTCGCTGATACGGCGGTAAACCCGACTGCCAGCATCGCTACCCAGCTGCAGTTGCTGGAAGGCACTCCGGCCATCTTCTCCATCAACGGCATGATCGTTGACGACGCCGCTACCACCGTAAGTCCGGTAGAGCGCGCTTACCTGGGTGCGTTGTCTCAGGGCGGCACCGACTGGACCCAAGGTTGGACCTATGGTCTGCACCAGGGCAGCCGTGCCAAGCCGCTGTGGTTTGAATAA
- a CDS encoding DUF1285 domain-containing protein: MAEPLFKQLEKLQQEFPGLPPVEAWNPDLCGDMDLVIQADGHWIHEGSEIKRQPLVKLFASILKREGRHYYLVTPVEKWRIRVEDVPFLITQAAREGDQILLTTNTGEVVSLDKDHPLLLKPFGDPPQPIPYIDVRPGLQGRMSRDVYYQLIDWAEPRAPQEPPARLCQLWLKSNGEEFLLGEY; this comes from the coding sequence TTGGCTGAACCGCTCTTCAAGCAGCTTGAGAAGCTCCAGCAGGAATTTCCGGGCCTACCTCCGGTGGAGGCCTGGAACCCTGATCTCTGTGGTGATATGGACCTGGTCATTCAGGCCGATGGTCACTGGATCCACGAGGGCAGCGAAATCAAACGCCAGCCATTGGTGAAACTGTTTGCCAGTATCCTCAAGCGGGAAGGGCGCCACTATTATTTGGTGACTCCGGTCGAAAAGTGGCGTATCCGCGTTGAAGATGTTCCTTTTTTGATCACCCAGGCTGCCCGCGAAGGCGATCAAATCTTGCTCACCACCAATACCGGTGAAGTTGTATCTCTGGATAAAGATCACCCGCTGCTGCTCAAGCCATTCGGTGACCCTCCGCAACCCATTCCCTATATTGATGTACGTCCAGGTTTGCAGGGGCGCATGTCGCGGGATGTTTACTATCAGCTGATAGACTGGGCAGAGCCCAGAGCGCCACAGGAGCCGCCAGCGCGATTGTGCCAGTTATGGCTGAAAAGCAATGGTGAAGAATTTTTGCTCGGTGAGTATTGA
- a CDS encoding TetR/AcrR family transcriptional regulator: MDKAKEKVQRFRAREQRILDAALELLLEHGEEKVTVEQIAERVDIGKGTIYKHFISKTEIYMRLLMDYEKSLTERLKSAVATAEQGDITAPARAYFESRMADPARDRLFQRLEEKVIALNLAPEMIAELHALRNSNASALNRVFERRMEQGVLKKVPAYYYYSTYWALVQGAVELYHSKSFSDVIEDREGLMEFIMDVGVHIGDMSGRRSSGEPQSSQVAQTPPSASGGSFG, translated from the coding sequence ATGGATAAGGCAAAAGAGAAGGTTCAGCGGTTCCGCGCACGGGAGCAGCGTATCCTGGATGCGGCGTTGGAGCTGTTGCTTGAGCATGGTGAAGAAAAGGTCACTGTGGAGCAGATCGCCGAGCGCGTTGATATCGGCAAGGGCACCATCTACAAGCATTTCATCTCTAAAACAGAGATTTATATGCGGCTACTGATGGACTACGAGAAGTCCCTGACTGAACGCCTCAAGAGTGCCGTAGCGACTGCGGAGCAGGGCGATATTACCGCGCCCGCCCGGGCCTACTTCGAGTCGCGGATGGCGGATCCGGCGCGTGATCGCCTGTTCCAGCGCCTGGAAGAGAAGGTCATTGCCCTGAATCTTGCCCCGGAGATGATCGCCGAGCTACACGCCCTGCGAAACTCCAATGCTTCAGCGCTAAACCGTGTTTTCGAGCGCCGGATGGAGCAGGGGGTGCTGAAGAAGGTGCCCGCCTATTACTACTACTCCACCTACTGGGCGCTGGTTCAGGGGGCCGTTGAGCTGTATCACTCCAAGTCCTTCTCGGATGTGATCGAGGATCGCGAGGGTCTGATGGAGTTCATTATGGATGTGGGCGTGCATATCGGCGATATGTCTGGCCGTCGCAGCAGTGGTGAACCGCAATCCTCGCAAGTCGCACAAACCCCTCCCAGTGCATCGGGCGGTAGTTTTGGCTGA